Genomic DNA from bacterium:
CCCCGTCGGACGGACGTGTCGTCCTGGGCGGACGTCGAGGCCACGATCGACGAGATCGCCTCGCGAGTGCCCCCCGACAGGATCCTCGTCGTTGCCGACATCGATCGCACGGTCCTGCGTCCTGTACGCTTCGCGGGCAGCGACGAGTGGTACGACTGGCAGGGCAAGCTCCCCGAGAACGACGTGCGTGCCGAATGCCTCTTTACCTCGCTAGGCCTGTTGCTCGAGCTCTCCAGAATGGCGCCGACCGAGGAGGTCGTCGACGACGTCCTCCAGCGGCTGCGGAGCACCGGGATCCAGGTGCTCTTCCTCACCGCCCGAAATCCGGGCTATCGCTGGGCCACTGAGCGTGAGCTCGAGCGGCTCGGGCTTCTCGACGCGTCGGATCCCAGGGAGGGTCTCCCGGGAGCGGGGTGGCCGTGGGTGCGCACCGTGCCGGGCCTCGCGCGGCCCATCTCGGTGGCGAATTCGGTCGCGATGGTCGCCGGACAGAACAAGGGCGTCGCCCTCCGCTGGATCCTCGAGGAGCTCGGAATGGCGCCGGAAGCCCTGGTGATGGTCGACAACAAGCCGTCGAACAACGACACCGTCGCGAGCGCCTTCTCGGGAGCCGACGCCGAGCTGTGGCTCTTCGACTACGTTGCCCAGCCCCGAGCGGACGC
This window encodes:
- a CDS encoding DUF2608 domain-containing protein, whose translation is MTGSFSVTAGFGRVCRCVLLAGTFAALACASTPVPEPMLAPRRTDVSSWADVEATIDEIASRVPPDRILVVADIDRTVLRPVRFAGSDEWYDWQGKLPENDVRAECLFTSLGLLLELSRMAPTEEVVDDVLQRLRSTGIQVLFLTARNPGYRWATERELERLGLLDASDPREGLPGAGWPWVRTVPGLARPISVANSVAMVAGQNKGVALRWILEELGMAPEALVMVDNKPSNNDTVASAFSGADAELWLFDYVAQPRADAESEQAEWIARWPEAWRNLRALTMPRGQPGVADCPNG